One segment of Trichlorobacter ammonificans DNA contains the following:
- a CDS encoding UbiX family flavin prenyltransferase: MRILLAITGASGAIYGLRLAEELLKSGVTLTMTASPSGIGVCRFETGVELAGEPGEIARLLTTRWQTSPERLNFRDSADLWAPEASGSAAPDLMIVAPCSMGTLGRIAAGLSGSLIERAADVMLKEARPLILLPRETPLSAIHLENMLRLSQAGARIVPAMPAFYHQPASLDALVDFVVGKVLDQAGVPHTLFKRWGDTA, translated from the coding sequence ATGAGGATACTGCTTGCCATCACCGGCGCCTCCGGCGCCATCTACGGGCTGCGGCTGGCGGAAGAACTGCTGAAGAGTGGGGTGACACTGACCATGACGGCCAGCCCCAGCGGCATCGGGGTCTGTCGTTTCGAAACCGGGGTGGAACTGGCGGGAGAGCCAGGGGAAATCGCCCGGCTGCTGACGACCCGCTGGCAGACGTCACCGGAACGGCTGAACTTCCGCGACTCCGCCGATCTCTGGGCGCCGGAAGCCAGCGGCTCCGCCGCACCGGACCTGATGATCGTGGCTCCGTGCAGCATGGGTACCCTGGGGCGGATAGCCGCCGGTCTTTCCGGCAGCCTGATCGAACGGGCCGCCGACGTCATGCTCAAGGAAGCCCGCCCCCTGATCCTGCTGCCGCGGGAAACACCGCTCTCCGCCATCCACCTCGAAAACATGCTGCGCCTGTCGCAGGCCGGCGCCCGGATCGTACCGGCCATGCCGGCTTTCTACCATCAGCCGGCCTCCCTGGATGCACTGGTGGATTTCGTGGTGGGCAAGGTGCTGGATCAGGCCGGCGTCCCCCACACGCTCTTCAAACGGTGGGGCGATACGGCGTAG
- a CDS encoding glutamate-5-semialdehyde dehydrogenase — protein sequence MTIAEQVATIAHNARQASFALARLSTSVKNRMLLLMADALEAATESLVVENRKDLAAGRDKGLSEAMLDRLMLDGKRITAMADALREVAALPDPVGEVTKMWKRPNELMVGKMRIPLGVIGIVYESRPNVTADAAALCLKSGNAVVLRGGSEAIHSNRAIASLLQGVMKELGIPEAALSLIPFTERAGVLEMLKQEELIDLIIPRGGESLIRFVVEHSRIPVIKHYKGVCHAFVDASADFAMATKIIINAKTQRPGVCNALETLLIHRDVAAAFVPMLAETLGDLQVELRGDDEFRRYAPQAALATEDDWAAEYLELILACKVVGDMDEAIEHINRYGSLHSEAIITSDYANAQRFIREVNSSCVLVNASTRFNDGGQLGLGAEIGISTTKLHSFGPMGLEDLTTTKFIVYGDGQVRQ from the coding sequence ATGACTATTGCCGAACAGGTAGCAACCATAGCCCACAACGCCCGTCAGGCCTCCTTCGCCCTGGCCCGGCTCTCCACCAGCGTCAAGAACCGGATGCTGCTGCTGATGGCCGATGCCCTTGAGGCCGCCACCGAAAGCCTGGTGGTGGAAAACCGCAAGGATCTGGCAGCGGGCCGGGACAAGGGACTGTCGGAGGCGATGCTGGACCGCTTGATGCTGGACGGGAAGCGGATCACCGCCATGGCCGACGCTCTGCGGGAAGTGGCTGCCCTTCCGGACCCGGTGGGTGAAGTGACCAAAATGTGGAAGCGGCCCAACGAGCTGATGGTGGGCAAGATGCGGATACCGCTGGGGGTGATCGGTATCGTCTACGAGTCGCGGCCCAACGTGACCGCCGATGCCGCCGCTCTCTGCCTGAAGTCCGGCAACGCCGTGGTCCTGCGTGGCGGCTCCGAGGCGATCCACTCCAACCGCGCCATTGCGTCACTACTGCAGGGAGTGATGAAGGAACTGGGCATACCGGAAGCGGCCCTGTCGCTGATTCCGTTCACGGAACGGGCGGGGGTGCTGGAGATGCTCAAGCAGGAGGAGCTGATCGACCTGATCATACCCCGCGGTGGTGAGAGCCTGATCCGTTTTGTGGTGGAGCACTCCCGTATTCCGGTGATCAAGCACTACAAGGGGGTCTGCCACGCCTTTGTTGATGCCAGCGCCGACTTTGCCATGGCGACGAAGATCATCATCAACGCCAAGACCCAGCGGCCAGGCGTTTGCAATGCCCTGGAAACACTGCTGATCCACCGTGATGTGGCGGCTGCCTTCGTGCCGATGCTGGCCGAAACCCTGGGGGATCTGCAGGTGGAGCTGCGCGGTGATGACGAGTTCCGGCGCTACGCCCCCCAGGCGGCGCTCGCCACGGAGGATGACTGGGCCGCAGAGTACCTGGAGCTGATCCTGGCCTGCAAGGTGGTGGGTGACATGGACGAGGCCATCGAGCATATCAACCGCTACGGCTCGCTGCACAGCGAGGCAATCATCACCAGCGACTACGCCAATGCCCAGCGGTTCATCCGTGAGGTCAACTCCTCCTGCGTGCTGGTGAACGCCTCCACCCGCTTCAACGACGGCGGCCAGTTGGGGTTGGGGGCGGAGATCGGCATCTCCACCACCAAGCTGCATTCTTTTGGTCCCATGGGGTTGGAGGATCTGACCACCACCAAGTTTATCGTCTATGGCGACGGCCAGGTGCGGCAGTGA
- the glnE gene encoding bifunctional [glutamate--ammonia ligase]-adenylyl-L-tyrosine phosphorylase/[glutamate--ammonia-ligase] adenylyltransferase yields the protein MALEDEPSRHQGLVQLLESSGFAYGSRSATNLLLLDGFSIETLLKITLAALHTPSPDMALNGFERLAGVVERSQLVAVVAHRRRLTQFMMLCGSSPFLTNLIYREPRFFTRLFVGNELEQSRSRSELLGSLRRDLPEQADMALLMKTLRCFKRFEILRIAARDLNGLASLEEVTRELSDLASATLQVALETSQSLLVCEHGLPLTTEGRQAAMTVIGMGKLGGRELNFSSDIDIIYFYETDQGETAGIDDGRGGRKGVVSLHAFFNKLAELTTRAMHQITEDGFVFRVDVGLRPEGKSGDMAVSLRSAEIYYESWGQSWERTAMLKARPVAGSKELGEQLLQTLSPFVYRKYLDYTLIEDMKLMKQKIDASLARNREGEQNLKLGRGGIREIEFFIQALQLVYAGKTAKLRERNSLFALELLREARLISEEDCRHLSEAYRFLRTVEHRIQVVQERQTHSLPAKEDEMIALARRCGFLRENGVQRFREVLEQHRSRVSAIYGGLFYEQEQTAQQQVNPEILYLLDAKADPDLVKDMLAQRGLEDVDRAFDNLAMLRGGALKRNTTERIRRILSRIAPPFLQALLESPDPDMALASTERFFAAVSGRSATFALLAENREALKLLATLFGTSEFLSKILISHPELLEAMVSRTYASMVKPREVMSEELCALLLQAEDFEAQLDVLRRYRHEEFLRIGLNDIHGHLSQGSITLQLTSLAEVCLEAAFGIATAELARFGRPCYLEEGRSVSAGMAIIGMGKMGGRELNYHSDLDIIFIYDRQGMTDGGKQITNHEYFAKLAQKLISVLSTQTREGYVYKLDTRLRPSGNAGPLVTSLESFAQYHRNEAQVWERQALSKARVVLGEPELAGNIAEVLSQAVFGASLDDEGRREIHRLRMRMENEIAREREGAYNIKTGRGGMVDVEFVAQYLQLRHGWDHQQLRIVRTVDVINEAGALGLLLLEDAEALVSGYKFLRKLENRLRLIHDHSINDLGGDQRYLDKLARRLGYDPKLRHPGRQLMQDYGETTEKIRNVYDRILGDQAGAEEEKTP from the coding sequence ATGGCGCTGGAAGACGAGCCGTCCCGGCACCAGGGGCTCGTGCAGTTGCTGGAATCATCGGGGTTTGCCTACGGGTCGCGTTCCGCAACCAATCTGCTGTTGCTGGACGGTTTCTCCATCGAGACGCTGCTGAAAATTACCCTGGCGGCACTGCATACACCGTCGCCGGACATGGCGCTGAACGGATTCGAGCGCCTGGCCGGCGTGGTGGAGCGCAGTCAGCTTGTCGCGGTGGTTGCTCATCGCCGTCGCCTGACGCAGTTCATGATGCTGTGCGGCTCCTCCCCGTTTCTGACCAACCTGATCTATCGGGAACCCCGCTTCTTCACCCGCCTGTTCGTTGGAAATGAACTGGAGCAATCCCGCAGCCGGTCTGAGCTGCTGGGCTCCCTGCGCCGTGACCTGCCGGAGCAGGCGGATATGGCGCTGCTGATGAAGACGCTGCGCTGCTTCAAGCGATTCGAGATTCTGCGCATCGCTGCCCGCGACCTAAACGGCCTTGCCTCCCTTGAAGAGGTGACCAGGGAACTGTCCGATCTGGCGTCCGCCACCCTGCAGGTTGCCCTTGAGACCAGCCAGAGTCTGCTGGTCTGTGAGCATGGCCTCCCCCTGACTACGGAGGGGCGGCAGGCGGCCATGACCGTCATCGGCATGGGCAAGCTTGGTGGTCGGGAGCTCAATTTTTCGTCGGATATCGACATTATCTATTTCTATGAAACCGACCAGGGGGAGACGGCGGGGATTGACGACGGCCGGGGCGGTCGGAAAGGGGTCGTGTCGCTGCATGCTTTTTTCAACAAGCTGGCAGAGCTGACCACCCGGGCCATGCACCAGATCACCGAGGATGGTTTCGTCTTCCGGGTGGATGTGGGGTTGCGGCCCGAGGGGAAGTCAGGGGACATGGCGGTGTCGCTCCGCTCCGCCGAAATATACTATGAATCCTGGGGCCAGTCCTGGGAGCGGACCGCCATGCTGAAGGCACGGCCGGTGGCCGGTTCGAAGGAGTTGGGGGAACAGCTTCTGCAGACCCTGTCCCCCTTTGTCTATCGCAAGTACCTCGATTACACCCTGATCGAGGATATGAAGCTGATGAAACAGAAAATCGATGCTTCCCTGGCCCGCAACCGCGAAGGAGAGCAGAACCTCAAGCTGGGCCGGGGCGGTATCCGGGAAATCGAATTCTTCATTCAGGCCCTGCAACTGGTCTATGCCGGCAAGACCGCGAAGCTGCGGGAGCGCAACTCCCTGTTTGCCCTGGAATTGTTACGGGAGGCGCGACTGATCAGCGAGGAGGACTGCCGGCATCTCAGCGAGGCCTACCGTTTCCTGCGCACGGTGGAGCACCGTATCCAGGTGGTGCAGGAGCGCCAGACCCATAGTCTCCCCGCCAAAGAGGACGAGATGATCGCCCTGGCCCGGCGTTGCGGTTTTTTGCGGGAAAACGGGGTCCAGCGGTTCCGGGAGGTGCTGGAACAGCACCGCAGTCGGGTCTCGGCCATCTACGGCGGCCTGTTTTACGAGCAGGAGCAGACGGCACAGCAGCAGGTCAACCCCGAGATCCTGTACCTGCTGGATGCCAAGGCCGACCCGGACCTGGTCAAGGATATGCTGGCCCAGCGGGGACTGGAGGATGTGGACCGGGCCTTCGACAATCTGGCCATGCTGCGGGGGGGGGCGCTGAAGCGCAACACCACGGAGCGAATCCGCCGTATTCTTTCCCGCATCGCTCCTCCCTTTCTGCAGGCGCTGCTGGAGTCCCCCGATCCGGATATGGCCCTGGCCAGCACCGAACGGTTCTTTGCGGCGGTGTCGGGCCGCTCCGCCACCTTTGCCCTGCTGGCGGAGAACCGTGAAGCGCTGAAGCTGCTGGCGACCCTGTTCGGCACCTCGGAGTTTTTGTCCAAGATCCTGATCAGTCATCCGGAGTTGCTGGAAGCGATGGTTTCCCGTACCTACGCCTCCATGGTAAAGCCACGAGAGGTGATGAGTGAGGAACTCTGCGCCCTGCTGCTGCAAGCGGAGGATTTCGAAGCACAGCTGGACGTGCTGCGGCGGTATCGGCACGAAGAGTTTCTGCGCATCGGTCTCAACGATATTCACGGCCACCTGAGCCAGGGAAGCATTACCCTGCAGTTGACCTCCCTGGCGGAGGTCTGCCTGGAGGCGGCCTTCGGCATCGCCACGGCTGAGCTGGCCCGCTTCGGCCGTCCCTGCTATCTGGAGGAAGGGAGAAGCGTTTCCGCCGGCATGGCGATCATCGGCATGGGGAAAATGGGAGGCCGGGAACTCAACTATCACTCCGACCTGGATATCATCTTTATTTACGACCGCCAGGGGATGACCGACGGCGGCAAGCAGATCACCAATCATGAATATTTCGCCAAACTGGCCCAGAAACTGATCTCGGTGCTCTCCACCCAGACCCGCGAGGGGTACGTCTACAAGCTGGATACCCGCCTGCGCCCCTCGGGTAACGCCGGCCCCCTGGTCACGTCACTGGAATCCTTTGCCCAGTACCACCGGAACGAAGCCCAGGTCTGGGAGCGGCAGGCTCTTTCCAAGGCGCGCGTGGTGCTGGGAGAACCGGAACTGGCCGGCAATATCGCCGAGGTACTCAGTCAGGCGGTCTTCGGCGCCAGTCTGGATGACGAGGGTCGCCGCGAGATCCACCGTCTGCGAATGCGCATGGAGAACGAGATCGCCAGGGAGCGGGAGGGAGCCTACAACATCAAGACCGGCCGGGGCGGGATGGTGGATGTGGAGTTCGTCGCCCAGTACCTGCAACTGCGCCACGGCTGGGACCATCAGCAGCTTCGCATCGTCCGCACCGTTGATGTCATTAACGAGGCCGGCGCCCTGGGGCTGTTGCTGCTGGAGGATGCCGAGGCGCTGGTCAGCGGCTACAAATTTCTGCGCAAGCTGGAGAACCGGCTGCGTCTGATCCATGACCACTCCATCAACGACCTGGGGGGAGACCAGCGTTATCTGGATAAGCTGGCCAGGCGACTGGGCTACGATCCCAAGCTGCGCCATCCCGGCCGGCAGCTGATGCAGGACTACGGGGAAACAACGGAAAAGATCAGAAACGTCTATGACCGGATACTGGGGGACCAGGCCGGTGCCGAAGAGGAGAAAACACCATGA
- the mtnA gene encoding S-methyl-5-thioribose-1-phosphate isomerase → MAFRTIEWRDDAVVMLDQTRLPAEEIYNRYTDFTSVAEAIRGMVVRGAPAIGVAAAMGIALGAREIVADTAESFFRQLENVCQVIGRTRPTAVNLFWAIDRMKRVAEAARGGSLEDIRTALRREAILIEQEDLAICKAIGQNGAELIPHGATVLTHCNAGGLATAGYGTALGVIRAAQEAGKNIRVFADETRPWLQGARLTAWELMKDGIPVTLIADNMAGFFMAKGEITCCVVGADRIAANGDTANKIGTYTVAVLAREHGIPFYVAAPVSTLDLSCSDGSRIPIEERPSTEVTHIRGLPIAPEGIGVRNPSFDVTPARYITAIITEKGVVRGDFSSQLAALGGA, encoded by the coding sequence ATGGCGTTTCGTACGATTGAATGGCGTGATGACGCAGTGGTGATGCTGGATCAGACCCGCTTGCCCGCAGAGGAGATCTATAACCGCTATACCGATTTTACCTCGGTTGCCGAGGCGATACGGGGGATGGTCGTGCGGGGAGCCCCGGCCATCGGGGTGGCCGCAGCCATGGGTATTGCCCTGGGAGCACGGGAGATCGTCGCCGATACTGCGGAATCGTTTTTCCGGCAACTGGAGAACGTCTGCCAGGTGATTGGCCGTACCCGCCCCACGGCGGTGAACCTTTTCTGGGCCATTGACCGGATGAAGCGGGTCGCCGAAGCGGCCCGCGGCGGCAGTCTGGAGGATATCCGCACCGCGCTGCGCCGCGAGGCGATCCTGATCGAGCAGGAGGATCTGGCCATCTGCAAGGCCATAGGCCAAAATGGCGCAGAGCTCATTCCCCATGGGGCAACGGTGCTGACCCACTGCAATGCCGGTGGTCTGGCCACCGCCGGTTACGGCACGGCCCTGGGGGTAATCCGGGCAGCCCAGGAGGCGGGAAAGAACATCAGGGTTTTTGCCGACGAGACCCGTCCCTGGCTGCAGGGAGCGCGGCTTACCGCCTGGGAGCTGATGAAGGACGGTATCCCGGTGACGCTGATCGCCGACAACATGGCCGGTTTCTTCATGGCAAAGGGAGAGATCACCTGCTGCGTAGTGGGAGCTGACCGGATCGCCGCCAACGGCGATACCGCCAACAAGATCGGCACCTACACGGTGGCGGTCCTGGCACGAGAGCACGGTATTCCCTTCTACGTGGCAGCGCCGGTCTCGACCCTCGACCTTTCCTGCAGCGACGGCAGCCGCATTCCGATCGAGGAGCGTCCTTCCACGGAAGTGACCCATATCCGCGGCCTGCCGATCGCACCCGAAGGGATTGGCGTACGCAACCCCTCCTTCGATGTGACGCCTGCCCGGTATATTACCGCCATTATTACGGAAAAAGGGGTGGTTCGCGGGGATTTCTCCAGCCAGCTGGCTGCGCTGGGCGGCGCCTGA